The stretch of DNA AGATGATGACATGGTTTGTGGTGAGATCAAGGCATCTATAGCCTTTGTGGTCGGACAAGTATCCCAGAAAGACGCACAAAGTGGAGCGAGGGGCTAGCTTGTGCGGGGTAGTGGAAGAAAGGTTAGGGTAACACCGACACCCAAAAACCTAAAGATGATCATAAGACGGAGGATGACCATGAAGGGTATGGAAGGGTGTGGAGAAGTGGAGGGTGGAGGTGGGGTGTTGGTTTAGGAGGTAAGTGGCAGTGTGAAGAGCCTCAACCCAATAGGTAGGGGGAAGGTGTGCCTGAAAAAGGAGGGAGCGAATGATATTATTGAGAGTGCAAAGAACACGTTCAGCTTTACCATTTTGTTACGAGGTATAGGGGGCAAGACATGCGGAGATGGACTCCGTGGGTGAGAAAGAAGGCACGTGTGGAGGAGTTGTCAAACTCACGACCGTTATCACATTGCATGCTTTTGATGGTGCAGCCAAACTGAGTAGCAACATAAGCAAAGAAATGTGCAATAGTGGAAAACGTGTCCGATTTAAGATGAAGAGGGAAAGTCCACACGTGATGGGAGTAATCATCAAGAATGACAAGGTAATATTTAAAACCAGACACACTGGATAGGGGGGAGGTCCACAAATCGCAATGCACAAGATCAAATGGTCGAAAGGTGCGAGACTGGGAGTGAGGAAATGGGAGGCGAACATGACGACCAATTTGACATGCATGGCAAAGATTTGAGGTAGTAGTATCTTTattacatgaaataacagaagaGCGAGCAAGGCGAGACAAAGCCTCGTGGCCTAGGTGACCAAGGCGTTGGTGCCACAGCTTCGAGGACACACTGGTGAGGAAGGCATGGGGTGATGTGTTGGCGAGCGGAGGGCACATTGGGTACAGAGGGCCGGAGCTATTGCACCTGGTGATCACGCTCCGGGTTCGGAGGTCCTTCACAGAAAAACCACGGGGGTCAAACTCAACAGAACAGTTGTTATCAGTGGTAAAACGACGAACAGAAACAAGATTCTTGATAATTTGGGGAGAAACAAGAACATTGTTTAGGTGAAGATTACCGACAGAAGCTGACCCAGTGGCAGTGATGGGAAGATAGGACCCGTCACCCACAATGATAGATGAAGGAGTAGAGGAACAtggtgggtgagaggaagataAAATACCGGGATGGGAGGCCATGTGGGAAGTGGCACCGGAGTCCATGTACCAATCACCAGACGAAGATGGAGGTGTTAGAGTCATGGTGTTGAAGGTACTGGCAAGGGCCTGCTGATCCCATGAGCCAATACCTCCAGCAGCAAGCGTGCCCGAGTAGACCggtggagcagcagcaggaggagctaCAGGTGGCGGCCCAAGAAGACCAAGGGCCGGCCAAGCTGTTGGAGCCGAAACGGGAGCAGGCCAGGCCGCGAACgcctgctgaggcggcctagaCGCCGGGCGGGGCGGCCCAGGCAGCGGAGATGGCCGCCGGTGCCAACCTTGGACCGGACCGGGCCACATCTGGATGGTCCCGGTCCAAGGATTGTAGATCGTGGGCCAAGTGGTAGCCCGTGGCGTTGAGGTAGAAGAACCGCCACCACCAGGTGTGCCTGAGCCGGCGCTGCTGCCAGCAGACTATCCGCTAGAGCCGCTGCCGCGGCCGTGCCGGCGGCGTCGGTTACCGCCGCCTGATGAGCCGTTCCTACCCGAGGAGGACCCGGTGGATGGAACACTAGAGCCGCTGTCGGAGGCAAGTGCGCCGGAGGCGACGAGAGCGGTGAGCGGCTGCGGAGCGGCCAACGTCGTAGTAAGTTCCTCGAGCAGCAACTCGGAGCGGATCTCGACGAAGGTAGGCAGGGGCCGTTGCTTCTTGAGGAAGAGGCGTAGGGTGTGGAAACGCTCGGAGAGGCCGTGGAGCACGTTCATGGCGAGGATGCGATCAGGAACGGCCTCGCCGAGCTCGACGAGAGAGTCGGCGAGGGTCTTCATCCGCCGGCAGTAGTCGGTGACGGAGAGAGCGCCTTGACACAACGGGCGAAACTTGGTGTCGACGAGCTGCACGCGTGTCTCGCGGTTGCCTATGAATTGATGTTCAAGCGCAACCCACGCGATGTGGGCAGAAGGAGTGGCGGTGGTGACGATCTCGAAGAGGTCGGTGGTGATGGTGCCGTACAGCCAGGACAGCACATGAAGATCCATCCGCACCCAGTGTGGATCGTTGGGGTAGATGGCGTCGCTGAGGACGTGATCGGCAAGGGCGTACTTGCCAAGGGCGAGGAGCATAAGGCGGTGCCATTTGGAGAAGGAGGGCGCGTCGAGGTCGAGGGTCACCGGAACGAGAGCGCGGATGTTGAGGATGCCGAGGGCCTGCGCGTGGAGGGCAGGAACGGTGTCACCGGCGATATCGTCGGTGGCAACAGACGAGGCGCCGTCATCATCCTTAGGAATGGGAGCGGAGGCCGCCGCGAGACGGCGGCGGGCATTAGCAAGGGCCTGCTCGTGGCGAGCGACCTCAGCCTGAAGGGCGCAGCGCTCGGCAGCAGCAGCCTCGACGCGGGCAGCGGCAGCCTGCTCTGCGGCGAGGCGCTCTGCTTCAGTGGCAGTCGCGGCAGCCGCGTCGTCGTTGGCCATGGCACGATGAGAGAAGAGCGGAAGATGGGGAGGTTCAGGAAAGGAACCCGAATGATACCATGAAGAAGTGATTAACACAACTTGATTCATTCATAGCTTGGAGAGTTACATATATAGATTACAGACTCGATGAAAATGACTTTAGAAGATGGAAAGCCAACCAACGCTAACTGACCAACACTAATTGAAGAACCTGAACAGTCAAGCGTCCAGTCTGTTTAACATACTCCTGTGCCCGCCGACCCCGCCTCTGCCTCCTGCGCGCAGCCGctgccggccgcgccgcgagtAGGACCGTCGGATCCACGCCGGCCTGTGCCGCACGGAGGGGTGAGGGGCGGGGAAGGGCACTGCAGGGAAGAAGGTGTCGGATCCATTCCGGCCCATGCCGCGCAGAGGGGTGAGGGGCGGGGAGGGGCACCGCCGAGAAGAAGGCGCCAGgaaagagaagagaggaggcagCGGGGTtgggggagaggggcggcgtgGATCCCGcgagagcgggcggcggcgacagagagCAAGAGGAGTGATGGGGGGAGGGGGCAACGGAGGCAGGTGGAGAGGGAGAAGCGcaagggaggcggcggcggggagctaGAGAGCAGAGAGGGAGGCGGTGGgagcaggagagggagggagagggcagcGGGGAGACGGGGTGGAAGGAGAGGGGGTTAGGGTTCGGGGCTGCGGGAGGGATTTATTGAAAAATTGTCTAGCGGAGGGTTTTCTGCAAACACGACGGCAGTATCAAATTTTCCCTTCTTTGTATTAAAATAAACATTAGTCTAAGGTTCTATTTGCAAAATATACGAACATGAGTATTGTGATATCCGACGAGCTGGATTTATTTGTGATTATTAGAAAATAGGAGGGCTTTTTTGTAAAACAAGCAGAGCTACTTGGAGCCAACATGCACCCCATTTTTTCATGGGATGCAGGGAGGAGTCCAAACGGAAGAGAATTTTGATGAGTGGCGAGCGTGAGTGTGGCACCCGGGGAGCGCGGCGCGGAGAAGAGGCGGATAGATGAACGCAAGTCAGTGGCCTGTGCATCGTCGGCGATATGGTCAAGTTTTTGGGGTCCATGGAAAAGCTCCAAGACTCTACGAAGAGTCTATTGCGATACCATGGAGACTTGCTTCTCCGTACGTGCAGTCTTTGGTTCAGTTTTTGCATAATATCCCCTGATATTTACATTTAGCCCTCCAGTTTGGATTGTGAAAATGGATCGTGATCTGATTATTTATATATTACCCtataaatatttttatttaacCCCAGTTTGGATCGCGACTGTTAATTACGATCCGAATATTTACAAAATGCCCCTAACATTATCATGTAGACCCTGGTTCGTATCAAGGCATCCTCCCTCCCGTCCGGccccgtcgcgccgcccgcAGCTGCCGCGCCAACACAGAGCACGGACGGAGCAGCGGCGGCAAATGGCGGGAGCTAGAAGCTCATGCCCTGCCGATACGTCCGGTGCCCAGGCCCGGCCCCATTTCTTAAGCCGGCTGTGTCGtcctccgcgccgctcgccggtcgCCACACTCCCGtcaccgctcgccggcgccgcccaagACCCCGGTTCGTCTGTAACGTTTCAATCCCTTTCCGGCTCTTCTACCAGTGTCTTCAATCTACTCTAGTCAGCTTGTGGATCTATCGTTTCTTCATCGAGGCGATCAACTCCAGTTGGCGGCTGCCCACATCCTGTTCGACGGAATGCCTCCAGGCGAGAGCAAGGGAGGGGCGCCACTGGCGGCGAAGGCATCGTCGACGCCCGCATCCTATTCGACGGAATTCGTGCAGACGAGAGCATGGGAGGGGTCACTCAGGCGGCTGGCAGCGGCGGCGTTGATGTCCTCCCGGACAAAGTTCTGCAGCACATCCTCTGCTTCCTGGAGGCGCAGGATTTGAGATGATGCCCGATGTTTAGTAAGTTAAAGGCCTTGTTGCTTGATGACTACTGGTGCGTGCCTGATGACTTCCGTGCACTGGTTTGTATCCTTGAACGCTCACCAGTTTAGAGAAGCTCGCTCTTAAACTTTCTTCTAAGGTACATACTTCGTAGATGGGCAATTTGCTGCTTTGTAGGATTGTTATGTTGTCGACTGGTAATGCTGAACTGCTTCTGTTCATTACAGAAACATAGACgacaaagggaaaaggaaaggaagTCTCGGACCGATGGAGGAATCAGCTGCAATTTTGGAACACCTGAAGATAATCGAAGTGAGATGTGATGCTGTTGATGAGAGGATTTTTAAACTTGCCTTATTCCAGTGCGCATTTCACATACGTAAGTTAGCTAGCTACACTCTCATTGCTTCTGTATTTCTGAGATTCACTGCGGTAACCTTTATTTCTGTGAAAGAAAGCAAGCAACGTTGAAGTCAGTTTTGTACTGTAACTGGTCAGTTCATCATCTTCGTAGATAACATCTTTATCTAAGATGGTTACACATTTTTATTTTCTTACAGGTTTGAGCTTTTACTTGCTGTCACTTATGGATCATGCGCATTTTCCTGGTGACCTGGATCAAATAATTGTCCTAATCATACTTTGATTCAGCATTTGAGCTGGTAATAACGTAACATGACCTGTTGTTTGTAACGGGATCCTGTTTAGCTACCCCTTCGCTACTGATCATTTTGTGTGGGCTGGGGAGCAGATGGACACCAGCAGAGCGCTGCTGGATCCGCTGCACGCGGGCTTATTGGATTTGGGCTGCTTGGGGAGCGTATGGGCTGGAGAGTTACTGGGCTGCTAGTTTCCCATCATGTGTGTCAGTGTGTGTACTTGGAATGAGCCGCATACATTTCCGGTGCTGACTGAAGAAGTACAGTGAAAAACACCGGTTCATATGCTTGATGCTTCCTCACAAATCAAAATAAAGAAAAAGATGCTTGATGCTGCTTCACTCTTCTGCTGATGGGGAAGGTCTCATGTGCCGTTCCGTTTTTGTTTTCCCAAGACTAGCTTGTAAGCAAGCACATGTCAACTGAAGATACGTACCTGCACCGACAAACTAAAATATTAGTAGTTTTTATTTTTCTAGAAAAAATATAATGATTAGTGAAGAGTCCAATAAGATTCTCTGGTGATCATAAAGTGTAAGCATCAACGCATGCACGGTGTTAGGGCTAATTTAGACGACAGGTCAATGTCAGGAGTGACCGATTGAGCTGTCTAACAATCTAATTAATTCCACAAGAACTCAGACGCAACGTTGTAGAAGGTCGCAAGCTAGCTAAAAATGTGGAGCCATTAACTTTAGGGTTCTCAAGTATAAGCAACAAAATCAATTACTCTCTAAACTTATATGGGTGCATGGATTAAGAAATTCACGTTTAGAGTCGTGTGGTTCCTTCATCGACATGCTAAATCGAACCCTTTATTTGCTTAACTATGTCACACAACAGACTGGGACTAATCTTTCAGAATGTAGCATGGCAGCACGGCACTAGAATGTATGTATCCATAATTAAAGTTGATCAACTTGCTAGCTCCTTTTTGATCCAACAGTTTAGTCAGATGCAAGCTTTTTACCACTACACTAGTCCTTttttcaaacaaaaaaaaagctaCTGCAGTAGTGCGTAACATGGGGCCAAGTGTATACTACTTCACACTCCTTTAGACAAAAGACAAGCCACATCTTCGTTTCTCTCGATGCATATAATATAATAGAGTATGCAATGCGATCTTGATCAGTCGTCTTAATAACTTGCATGTCGTGTTCATTTGATTGAGATGGGGTAGCTTGTGATCTGAAAAAAGTTGCATCAGGATCATGCATTATTGGTAGGAGGGCCATGTGAATATGGGCTGGCATAAACTTGACGTGTGTTCTAAATTTTCATCCAGATTGTATGTACAGCAAGCAGGCATCACAATGCATTTCCCGTTTCCAGTTTAGTGGCATTCCTTGATAGGCTGATCCTGATCATGTGGAATGTATAATGATCTTTTTGTCACTTTTAATTCAATGCATCACAATTGATTTTTAGGATGTAGGCCACAGGGTACATGAGTTGATTCTTAGGATGTACTCTATTATTTGAGTTGATTTTTATTTGGGTCCACATTGTACGTTTTAGGAGGCAAGTACACTAAACATTAGGCAACCTAATTGTTAATACTAGAATGAATTGAAAGCTGGACCTTACTGCCAAGTAtttggggggtgggggggggggggggcgggtgGAGGAGTCATGAAACTAAACATCTAACACAAATGATAAGTTAGGGCCTTTTTACTTCCACCAGAGTGACAAACATATAACTCCAATGTTTATCGTTGGATACTCAGATCGCTTAAAGACAATAATTCTCACCAATTTCCTTTTTGAAAATAGTAAAACATGGCATTTCGAGGAGTTGCCATTTGGACGGACAAATACGGCGGCGTTTTCTTTTCCTGTCACTTTCCTTCAGAACGAAATCATGGCAAATTAACCGAGGGATTTGTCAGTTTGAATTGAAtaggaaagggaaaagaaatgaAATAAAGCAAAGTGGAGTGACTTGTCTCTATATAAATATAGAGTCCCGTCCGGTCCCTGGGCAGAGATCTGGGAGTTGCAAGAAATACATGTAAACCGGAAGGGCGAAAAGGGGAGATCAAAAGGGGTAAACCGGAAACGAGCTCCACGCGCACACCGCGCTCCTCTGACGAGTCGCGGCGGCAACAGACAACAcccgccggcgcggcggccacCCAAATCTCAGATCAAAACACCACACCGGAGGAGGCAGGGATCCATTGCTTCCGAGCAATCGAGAGGTCCTCCATCGCAGGTAATCCCTCTCATCCCCTTCACGATTCCCTCCTCTGCTCTTCTTTCCCCTTTCGTGGATCGTTTCTGGATGAGCGAGCAAACCCCCACCTTTTTCTCTCATGCGTGCGTGTCCCGCCGGACTCCGCCGTCCGCGCGGCGCGCCCGTAGCCACGGTTCATCTCTGAATCCGAGGTGCTGCTGCGGCAATGGAGTGGGGAGGACGAGCTTCACACGGACGGAGGTACTAGCAAGCTGCGGCGCAAGGCCAAGGTGAGCGACAAGGCTGGCTGTAAAGCGTAAGTGCGCGCTTGTCCTGCACGCTGGGGCAGTACGGCACCACACCACCACCGGCTGCCTGTTGTGGTCTTCGTACTCACCAATCCTTACACAGACAGGGCGCGTCTTGATCGCGAATCGTTTTCTACCTGTCTGTCTGATAGGTACCATGGCCCCTGCTTGTGCCGTGGTAGCGTCTTGCTTTGGGTGCTTACTTCTCCTACCTGCCTGATGGTTGTTTGATACAATGCCTACGTACCCGATGCTCTTTTGAGTTAGAGGCGAGTGCTGATTCTACCTGATGGAGTATTGCTTGCTAGTGTAGTCGTGCTCCATACTTCTTGTGATGCAGAGAATGCACACGTGACATAACTCAGGCAATTGTTTACATGTATCGTGAACCAACATTGCCAGTGAAAACTATAGAGAATCATTTGCATCACTTGTGCAATCACTTGAACTTTGCCGGAAATCTCAGGCCCAGGCAtaacctgcaccacttgccacTTGTAAAAACTGTATTGCtctatatacatacatatatttATGCTTACTGGGTGAACTGCTGCTCTGATTAATCACTTCACCTTGTGCAGTTCATACTTGTAATCCTGGATCTGATGGTGTCGGTCTCTTGGAGACTGTAATTCAGCAAGCATTGAATTGAATCCGTGAAAGTGGAGATGACTTCTCTGAAGAAATCTGACAAGAAGGCTGTCCTTGACTTTGCAGCATGGAGTTTCAATGTTACTACATCTGTTGGAATCATCATGGTCAACAAAGCTTTAATGACTAAGCATGGATTCAGTTTTGGTATGTCTGTGGCTCTGTGCTTAACTGAGCATTTATTTTTAATATATCGAACTACCATCTTCGGTCTCTAGTCCTTGTATCTGTGGCTACTGTGTGGTATAATCTTGTGCCACATTTTGTTATGTGTTTATCAGACTTCAAACTGAATGCCGTATGCatattttctattttgaatAACAAACGAGTATTGTCCTGATTGTTCTTTTTTCCTGAACAAAGTAATGGTATTTCTTTTCTAATGTGGACTTCATACGTTTTCTTTAGGCATTGCACATTTGGAAAACTGGAAAACATCTTAAAAAAATTCTTTTTAGTAGTTTTAACAGTACCACTGAAAGTTTCCTACCTAAATTTTATTTGAAGGAAAATGACTTGTACTTCAATTCGAATGATGCATACTCTTCTGTAATAAAATCTTGGTTTCAAGTGACAATGTAAACCAAAGCTTTCACCTCATTTGCTTTCTTAACTATTGAAGAATAGTTCTATAAAATGCCCTGACTATTGGGCGCTTCTGCTGAACCTGAAACCAACACTCTTCTAGACTTCCTTGGTGTAATTGGTAATGTGTCTGTTGAGCTTTTATGGCCTTAACTGAAGTAATAGGAACATGCTAACATTTTGTAATTTCCTACTGAAAGTTAGGTAGTTACGTGTTCTACGATATTTCTGTACCTTCTCAACAAACTGTACATAGGAATTCTGATATATCTCCTGCCATCTCATAAATTACAATTTTTCTTTTTGCAGCCACAACATTAACCGGGCTTCATTTTGTGACTACCACCTTGATGACAATCGCATTTCGGTGGTTAGGCCTGAGCCAGCCCTCCCAGTTACCGCTAGCGGATCTGATTAAATTTGTGATATTTTCAAACTTTTCAATTGTTGGGATGAACGTGAGCTTGATGTGGAACTCTGTGGGCTTTTATCAGGTTAGTGGATTTTTCAGTAGCTAAACTCTGTGGCTTTAAATTATTGCAACTGATTTAATTCTTTTCCCTTGTTCAGATAGCAAAGCTGTGCATGATACCTGCTTCATGTCTTCTGGAGATTGTCTTTGATCATGTACATTATTCCCGTGACACAAAGCTGAGCATAATGGTTGTGCTTATTGGAGTTGCAGTCTGCACGGTTACTGATGTCAGTGTGAATGCAAGAGGTCTAATTGCGTCTGTTATAGCTGTTTGGAGCACAGCCTTGCAACAATATGTAAGTTTGATCACCTTCGTATGCTGATTTCTTGTATGTCAGCTCACCAGTAAGATTGCTTGCTATAACTGATTGTCTGGTTCTGGTTGCAATTAGCTGCGTAGTTTGTTGGCACACTATGAATCTTTTCAAAAGACAAAGTATTAAAATATGCCACTCTAGTGACATGATGCTCCTTAATTCTGCAAACTTGTGAATAATTAGCAGTTTCTGATAATGCTCCAACTTTTCTTCTATACTATGATATAAAAAAAACTCCACCGGTGGGGGAAACACCGTCCCCACATCTTTGCATTGAGAAGAAACTCTTCCTGGCCTGGTCTAGAAAAGGCCCTGAAGGCCGGCTGCCCATGTGTTCAGCGAGATGCACGTGGCTCACGTGTCCTGGGTCCCCCTGTGGCGTGTTCTATACATTAGGATATAGCTACCCACCATGCCAGTATTGGTATTTTCCAT from Panicum hallii strain FIL2 chromosome 3, PHallii_v3.1, whole genome shotgun sequence encodes:
- the LOC112887213 gene encoding UDP-rhamnose/UDP-galactose transporter 5-like; amino-acid sequence: MTSLKKSDKKAVLDFAAWSFNVTTSVGIIMVNKALMTKHGFSFATTLTGLHFVTTTLMTIAFRWLGLSQPSQLPLADLIKFVIFSNFSIVGMNVSLMWNSVGFYQIAKLCMIPASCLLEIVFDHVHYSRDTKLSIMVVLIGVAVCTVTDVSVNARGLIASVIAVWSTALQQYYVHFLQRKYSLNSFNLLGHTAPAQAGSLLLVGPFVDYLLTGKRVDHFNFSSLALFFITLSCFIAIGVNLSQFICIGRFSAVSFQVLGHMKTVLVLSLGFIFFGKEGLNLQVVLGMVLAVLGMIWYGNASAKPGGKERCSFLPVRSGSLKGSSEETDGAEK